Proteins co-encoded in one Dreissena polymorpha isolate Duluth1 chromosome 12, UMN_Dpol_1.0, whole genome shotgun sequence genomic window:
- the LOC127853520 gene encoding uncharacterized protein LOC127853520, translating into MDANFSKVGLLVGWLLLKTVAAQIFNQASIANFYIMPPRFESVFDPASFNVTISTCHESCGDQYFNCFVDTCQDVDVVSNRRHSTDNDVTNTQLIKLVDKPGFVSRFLYYLSFGLVGRAKARVALANDIAIEKVSSTRGSPRMSEKECHDACQQTFRICHKDCICKLHPSEPRCQPPMLVFPDGHKPAIFRAYGATGRPPYKFDWTNIA; encoded by the exons ATGGATGCAAACTTCAGCAAG GTTGGCTTGTTGGTTGGCTGGTTATTACTGAAGACCGTAGCAGCTCAAATATTCAACCAGGCGTCAATCGCGAACTTTTATATCATGCCCCCGCGGTTCGAGAGCGTGTTTGACCCTGCCAGCTTCAACGTCACGATTTCCACGTGTCACGAATCATGCGGTGACCAGTACTTCAACTGCTTCGTCGACACGTGTCAGGACGTCGACGTCGTATCAAATCGACGTCACAGCACCGATAATGATGTCACGAACACTCAGCTCATCAAACTTGTCGACAAACCGGGATTCGTGTCTCGCTTcctttattatttatcatttggaCTGGTAGGAAGGGCCAAAGCGCGTGTCGCGCTCGCAAACGACATAGCAATTGAGAAAGTCTCGTCAACGCGTGGTTCCCCGAGAATGTCTGAGAAGGAATGCCACGATGCGTGTCAGCAGACGTTCCGTATTTGCCACAAGGACTGTATATGCAAGCTGCATCCGAGCGAGCCAAGGTGCCAGCCGCCGATGTTGGTGTTCCCCGATGGCCATAAACCCGCCATATTTAGAGCGTACGGGGCCACCGGTAGACCGCCGTACAAGTTTGACTGGACTAATATCGCGTGA